The nucleotide sequence CAATATAAAATGGTCATTTGATCAGTATGAGTAAAAATGACATAAGATATTCCTAGATAAGAATAAGACCATTCAGTATTTGTATCATATTGTTCTACTCTTCTTATAAAGTATGTTAATAATAATATTAATCCAACAATTACATGTGTAAAATGTAAACCTGTTACACAGTAAAATAATGTTCCTAAAACAGCATCATTTATATAATAACTTAAATGTAAATATTCTGTAGTTTGTAATGATGCAAAACATTCACCTAATAAATAAATAATACATACAATACTTGATATTTCAAAACTCATTCCTTTTTCTATAAGAAATTGTAAACATGCTGTCATACATGAAGCACTAGCTAATATAAATGTTATTGTTAGTATTAACATTCTTGATGATGTAATTATTATACCTTCATCATATAAAGGA is from Plasmodium chabaudi chabaudi strain AS genome assembly, chromosome: MIT and encodes:
- a CDS encoding cytochrome c oxidase subunit 3 codes for the protein MLTVHIITVLINIFIVFSNFNNIKAHLVSYPSLTSLYGTSLKYFSVGILFTFNPIILLIFVYSIRESLYSTFSSLASGMLAIIISEALLFITYFWGILHFCLSPYPLYDEGIIITSSRMLILTITFILASASCMTACLQFLIEKGMSFEISSIVCIIYLLGECFASLQTTEYLHLSYYINDAVLGTLFYCVTGLHFTHVIVGLILLLTYFIRRVEQYDTNTEWSYSYLGISYVIFTHTDQMTILYWHFVEIVWLFIEFFFYSE